The genome window TTGGCTGCCTGTTGCTCGCCGAGAGCTATTTGAGGGTTTGGCTAATTTACCGGGTTTGCAGCCTTTTTCAGGGGTGGCTAATTTCTTGTTGGTTGAGTCGTCGATGTCGGTTTCTTCTATTCAAAAAAGTCTGTTGGAACGACACCGGATTTTGATTCGGGATTGTTTGAGTTTTCCTGAGTTGGGCGATCGGTTTTTTCGGGTGGCCGTGCGCTCCAGGGCGGACAATCTGCGGCTGATTGCTGGACTTGCGGAAGTTATTCGTTAGTTGACTGTTGTCAGTTGTCAGTTGACGGTTGACTGTTAACAACCAATAAAAGTTGACAAACGATTTTATTGGTCGTTTGAGGCGACATCCCCAAGAAACCCGGTTTCTATGATAAATCTTTGGTTTTGCAGGGAAGTATCTAGGAAGAAACCGGGTTTCTGACCCAGCGCGCCGATCGTCCTAAACTACTAACTAATGACTCATGACTGATGACTACTGACAATCAAGCATCCAGGATACAAGCCCCCGGATTCATCCGTCCAGAAATAAAAAACCTGTATCCGATAAAGAGCCGAACGTATTTATCCGTGGTCAATGCTTCAATTATTTAATCTAAAATCTCAAATCTCAAATCTAAAATCGATTGACTTCTTTATTTATGCTTGACTATGATTTAGTGATTATTGGTGGAACTGCGGCCGGACGTTATGCTGCTTTGACTGCAACTAATTTCCCGGCCCGCGTTGCTTTGGTGGAACCGCTAAGTAATTCGCAAGATTTGCCGACTGGGGGGAAAGAGTCGATCGACCTTGGTTTGAGATACAGCCAAACTTTGAGCGAGGCTGCTCGTTTTGCCCAGCAGATCGGCCGCCAGCAGTTGGGGGTTCGCTGGGAAGTCGCGAATTCCTCTGTGCCGCTCAAATTGCGCTTTGACGGGGTTTTAAAGTGGGCCGAGGGTGTTGTTTCTAATTTGTCAGAAATTGATTCTCTGGGCGTTTTGGCTGCTCGCGGTGTCGATGTTATTTCGGGCAGCGGCGAGTTTGTCGCCAAACCGGATTTGGCTTTTGTTGTCGGCGGCAGGAAATTGCGATCGCTCTGTTATTTGCTAGCTTGTCCAACTCTGCCAACGATTCCCAATATAGAAGGACTTTCTTCTGCTGGCTGTTTTACTTCCGAAACTGTCGCGGAATTAGCAAAACTTCCCGAGTTGCCTAAAAGTTTGGCTGTAATCGGTGCCGATCCCAGCGGTGTCGAAGTGGCTCAAACTTTTGCTCGATTAGGGGTTGCTGTTACGCTTGTGGTGAAGGGTTCGCACATTTTGGCTAAAGAAGACCGGGAGGCTGCCGGCTTGGTTCAAGCTGCAATGGAAGCTCAAGGAGTGCGGATTCTGACTGCTACTGAGGTGACTCAAGCTAGGGTGATTGAGGGTAAAAAGTGGATTCAAGCTGGGCCAAGGGCGATCGAAGCTGAGGAGATTTTTCTGGCTGCAGGTAGAGGACACAATTTTTCATCGTTAAATCTCGAAGCGGCTAGGGTTAAATTCAGCGATCGGGGCGTGATTTTAAATGAAAAGCTGCAAACAACTAATCGCCGCATTTATGCGATCGGCGATGTTGCTGGGGGTTATCCGTTCCCTCACATCGCTAATTGCGAAGCTGCGGTTGCTGTGAAAAATGCTTTGTTTTTGCCGCTGTTTCAAATAGATTATCGCGGGATTCCTTGGGCGATTTTTTCCGATCCGCAATTGGCGAGGGTTGGCTTGACTGAAGCGCAAGCAAGGCGCAGGTTTGGAGACGATCTCATTGTTTGTCGGGAATATTTTAAGAATGTTGAAAGAGCTCAAATGTGCGGCGAGACAACTGGTTTTTGTAAGATTGTCGGGCGTCGCAACGGAGAGATTTTGGGAGCGAGTATTGTGGGGCCGCAAGCTGCTGAGTTGATTCACGCGATCGCTTTGGCTGTGCGTCACGGGATGAAGGTTGAGGCGATCGCCGAACTTCCTTATATTTGGTCGAGTTTTTCGGCAATTAACGGTCAAACTGCTGCTGTTTGGGAGTCGCAGCGCTTGGGCCGCAACACTTTTATGCAAAATTTGTGGGAGAATTTGTTTCACTGGCGCAGGTATTGGAAGTAAAAAAATCAAAGAGATAATTCGTAATTGGTAATTGTAAGTATGTGAGCGGCAAAATATAATTGACTTGGGCTATTTCCACAGTCTGCTTCTGAATTTTGCCATTGAATGCCTGATTCTGTTGTGAGATTGGCGCAGCTTGTTGTGGCATCTGGACAAATAATTCGGCTGGCGATCTCGTGAATCCCAATTTCTTCCAAATCTGACACACAAACTCAATTGACTCTGCTTCCCGCTTGAAATTCCGCTCCGCCCCAATTGTACTAATGACATTAAATTCTCACCTAAACTAGACATTAAGATTTAACAGGCGATCGCATTCAAGCATCGGTTTTAAAAATACTCTTAAGTACCTGATTAGCCTCTTTAATTTCTCTGCTATCAACTGCTGGCGTTCAATCAGCCTTAACCTACTTCATCTTCTACTTAGTCTTAACTCAACTATAAACAGCTCTTGCATAAAACATTCAAGTATTGTTTTCAACTTGCGATTTCATAAGTTGAGCCACAAAGTATATTAAGAAAAATGTAATTCACTGAATACCACAGCAGAGCGAGCGAAAATAGTAGATAGTAACTCTCAGAAGCTTCTGGTTTGACAGAAGCAGTAGGAATACGTAGATATGATTGAGATCACAAAACTTTTCCTAGGATATCACATTAACGAGCAAATATACGCAGGAAATCGAACTCTAGTTTATCGCGGCATTCGCTCGGAAAATGGGCAACCCGTCGCGATCAAACTGCTGCGAAATGACTTTCCCAGCTTCAACGAATTGGTTCACTTCCGCAACCAATACGTGATTGCTAAAAACTTAAATATCCTAGGCATTGTCAAGGCATACAGCCTGGAGAGCTATCATAACCGCTATGCTCTGGTGATGGAAGACTTTGGCGGAATTTCCTTAAGTAGCTACCTCTCAAGTATTGCATCCGCGAGCGAGGAACATCTAGAAGGCTTGCCCGTTAACGAGTTTTTTCCCATGGCGATTCAAATTGCCAACGCCCTGGACGGACTTCACCGCCACCGAGTCATCCATAAAGACCTCAAGCCGGCCAACATTCTAATTAACCTGGTCAGCAAAGAAGTCAAGCTGATTGATTTGAGTATCGCTTCCCTGCTGCCGCGCGAAACCCAAGAAATTCAAAATCCCAACGTCCTCGAAGGCACTTTACCCTACATATCTCCCGAACAAACTGGCAGGATGAACCGAGGCATTGATTACCGCACAGATTTCTACTCGCTAGGAGTAACATTCTACGAATTACTAACAGGAAAATTACCATTCCAAACAGACGATCCAATGGATTTGGTACACTGCCACCTCGCCAAACAACCGCTGGCAGCCTCAAAAGTTAACAGTAGCGTTCCATTGGTGCTGTCTCAAGTTGTCAGCAAACTGATGGCGAAGAATGCTGAAGACCGCTATCAAAGTGCCCTGGGACTCAAGTACGACTTAGAAACTTGCTTGTACCAGTTGAAACAGACAGGAAAAATC of Oscillatoria nigro-viridis PCC 7112 contains these proteins:
- a CDS encoding dihydrolipoyl dehydrogenase family protein gives rise to the protein MTSLFMLDYDLVIIGGTAAGRYAALTATNFPARVALVEPLSNSQDLPTGGKESIDLGLRYSQTLSEAARFAQQIGRQQLGVRWEVANSSVPLKLRFDGVLKWAEGVVSNLSEIDSLGVLAARGVDVISGSGEFVAKPDLAFVVGGRKLRSLCYLLACPTLPTIPNIEGLSSAGCFTSETVAELAKLPELPKSLAVIGADPSGVEVAQTFARLGVAVTLVVKGSHILAKEDREAAGLVQAAMEAQGVRILTATEVTQARVIEGKKWIQAGPRAIEAEEIFLAAGRGHNFSSLNLEAARVKFSDRGVILNEKLQTTNRRIYAIGDVAGGYPFPHIANCEAAVAVKNALFLPLFQIDYRGIPWAIFSDPQLARVGLTEAQARRRFGDDLIVCREYFKNVERAQMCGETTGFCKIVGRRNGEILGASIVGPQAAELIHAIALAVRHGMKVEAIAELPYIWSSFSAINGQTAAVWESQRLGRNTFMQNLWENLFHWRRYWK